From the genome of Candidatus Defluviilinea proxima:
AATCTCGGTATTATGGAAAAGAAAGCACCGCGTTATGTATTTACCGAAGTCTCCACCAGCATGGACAAGATCGAAAAGGCAATCGGCATTCGCCCCATCACATTGATCCTACCCGAAGGGCAAATGGTTAACGATGCGCAATTTATCAAACGTGCAGAAATCATTTGGTGTGTGGGAATCAATGGCGGCCTTACGTATAATAGCGAGAAAGACTTCATTTACGTTGGCCGCGAAAGCCCAGCCAAGACGGCAGAACAAACCTACAAGAACATGCAAGCTCGCTTTGGATTCTAGACATGAAAAGAACACTTCTCCAATTCATCATTGTTCTAGCATTATTACTCACCGCCTGTGGACAAACCTCGCCTCTGACTCCACCTGAGCCTGCCTCTGTTTCTGAGACATTCACCCCATCTCCACTCCCTACATCCACACAGACATTTATCCCCTCCCCCACACGGACTGCATCCGTCACGCCTCTGCCCACCATCCCCACCTTCACACCGACATTTGACGTTTCAACGATTGTCATAGTCACCCCCGCGCCAAAAGCGGAATGCCCAAGTATAGATAATAATATTTCTTTCACATCAACAACACTAGTTACAAGAGATGGAGTTTTTGGGGTAGATATTCAGGCAGTTATTGACTTACTCAACAAAGGTGCTCAACCCAGCCAAATAATGAAATCAATCAATCAAGAGATCCATTGGTTTGATAAAAACTCTTGGCAACAAAGAGATATTACAGACGATGGTATAAGCGAATTAATACTTACAGACGATAGGGTTGTTTATATCTTAGGCTGTAAAGATGGGCTATTTCAAAACTTTTTAAGCGAGACCACCGAACCAGCCTGGCTTATGTTAGCAACATTCAAAGTTGAAGATGACATGAATTTAAATGGCATACCAGAAGTGCTCATTGATTTGCAAGGCGGACATTCTGCCCGAGAAGATATCATATTGATTTACGAATGGAATGGGATTAGTTATTCATCTTTACTAGAAGACGAATCTGCCGATGCTTACTTGAGTCCAGGGCCAATCGTTCAAGACATTGACAAAAACAAAACCATCGAATTGATACTAAAAAATACGTTACCATTTCCAATCCCATCACGTTATGCACATCTTATACCTTGGAGAAATGAAACCCATATCTATTCTTGGAATGGCAAGTATTTTTCCGAAAGTCAAATTGAATATGAAACCGCACAGTATCGTTTTCAAACTATACAAGACGCTGACGAAACAAGTGCCGGGGGGAAATACCAAACGGCATTAGGACTCTATCAAAATGCAATTTTCAAAGATCAGTTGTTTCCGTGGTCTAAAGATATTTACGACAATGAAATATCAAAAGCCTATGCCAGAGATGGACTTAGAGATATGCCAACTGTAACGCCTTCTGACCTAACCGAATACCCTCGTCTCGCCGCGTATGCCTACTACCGCATCATGCTCATCAACCTCGTCCAAAATCACGAATCCGATGCGGGCACGGTCTACAACACCCTGCAACAAAAGTTTAGTAACGACCCATATGGCAGTCCCTATGTGGAAATGGCATCGGCATTCTGGGACGCATACCAGTCCACACATAAAATGTACGATGGTTGCGCGGCAGCCATCCAATATGCAGTAGAACATCCCGAGATTTTGACTCCGCTCGGGAGCGATTATCACGGGTCGCAAAGTCACACCTATGTGCCTGAGGATGTTTGTCCTTTCAGATAGTGATTAACTCTTAGCTAAAAACTAATCGCTAAAGGCTGAAAGCTAAACGCTGACCGCTTATAATCAGGCCAACTCACTGCGGAGGGAGCACTGATGCATCAGATCTATGATTATGTAATTATAGGAAGCGGCTTTGGGGGAAGTGTCTCTGCCATGCGCCTCACGGAAAAAGGATATTCCGTCCTTGTGCTTGAAAAAGGTAAACGCTTTGAAGATAAGGATTTTGCCAAGACCAACTGGCAGTTCTGGAAATATCTTTGGCTCCCCGCTTTGCGTGCGCACGGTATTTTACAGATCAGCATTCTCAAAGGTGTGATGGTTCTGCACGGAGCAGGTGTGGGCGGCGGAAGTTTGGGGTACGCCAACGTACTTGAGGTCCCTACCGATGAAACCTTCGCCACCCCTGCATGGAATCAAAATCTCAAATGGGGCGAGGTGTTGCGTCCACACTATGAAACGGCAAAGCGAATGCTCGGCGCGGCACGCAACCCAAAGTTATGGCGAGGCGATGAAGTCCTTAAACAGATCGCCGAAGAGCGCGGCATGGGTCACACCTTCCGTGCAACGGATGTTGGCGCATTTTTCGGGGAGGCAAATGTCACTGTTGCTGATCCATTTTTCGGCGGAGAGGGACCCGAGCGCGCAGGCTGTCGTCACTGTGGCGGATGCATGGTCGGTTGTCGTCATAATGCCAAGAACACGCTTCCGAAAAATTATCTGTATTTTGCGGAAAAGAATGGGGCAAAAGTTCAGTCAGAGGTTGAAGTTATAGATGTTAGACCGTGGACAGATGACGGTAGACGGTCAACGGTCAATAGTCCATCGTCGGACACTCGTTACGCCATCACCTATCAAACATCGACAAAACTATTCAAGCAAACCAAAACGGTTTATGCACATAATGTCATCTTCTCTGCAGGCGTGATGGGGACAATGAAACTGTTGTTGAACTTGCGCGATGTGAAAAAGTCTTTGCCCGATCTTTCGCCACATCTCGGGGATATGGTGCGGACAAACTCCGAAGCCTTGCTCGGTTCGATCGCCCGCGAATCTGATATCAATTATTCTGAGGGCGTTTCCATCTCTTCGATCTTCAACGCAGACGAGGTGACTCGCGTTGAACCCGTCCGTTACCCTGATGGTTCCTCGCTCATGCGTTTTCTTGGCGCACCACTCATCTCAGATGTGACCAATATCCCTGCGCGTATTTTCAAATCGCTCACATGGATCTTTAGCCATCCCATTGATTATTTGCGGACAATGGTGCTCCCCGGTTGGGCGCACAACACAACCATTTTGCTTATCATGCAACACGTGGATAATCACATGAAATTCCGCATCGGGCGCAGTCCACTCACGCTCTTTCGCCGCGGCTTGGTCGCTGAACGCGAGACCGATCATGCAATCAACGCTCGTGTGGATGCAGGCCACGATGTGACACGCGCCTATGCTAAACGCATCAACGGTATTGCACTGGGTTCCGTTACCGAAAATGTTTTCAACCTCCCCACTACCGCACACATCCTCGGTGGCGCGCCCATTGGGAAGAATGCAAACGAAGGCGTTGTAAATGAGAACTTCGCTGTCCACAACTACGAAGGCATGTACATCATCGATGGCTCCATCATGCCTGCCAACCCCGGAGTGAATCCGTCATTGACGATCACCGCGCTTGCCGAGTATGCGATGAGTAAGGTGCCCGATTCAACAGAACATCCTTTTCTTTAGATTAATCGATTTTAGTTGCTGTTTCCGCAGGCATACTCCACGGGTGTCAGGGTGTAATTTTCTGATCCAAATCCACTCGCGTCAGCAGCCTTACCCGGCCCCTTTGCTTGAATATAGACGGTTGTCTCCAAGCTTCCTGAAATTGTAAACGTACCTTTGCCTGATGCAGGCACACCTGCCCCGCTCCCCACATACGAATACGTTCCACCGCCTGGCAGTTTACCCTCTTCCGCTGAATTGGGTGTGAATGTCAGTGTGATCGCCCCTCCATAGACCGATCCTTTTACAGAAAATTTACCGGGGAAATTACACGTCGATTCATTAACCTTCATTCCATCCGTGCCGCCACTCATAACGAAACCTGGCTTGCACGCATTCTTGATATTGAACTGGCCATTCACAAGCACATCCTGACCGTATACCTCCAGCATGCGGGTTTGTAATTCCTTATAAAATGGAGTGGCACCGGCCGCAATCTTTCTTATTAACTGAAGTGCGCATGGGCCATTGGTAAATTTCTGTCCATCGCTTTTCTTTTCCTTGCACTCCTCACCGGCATTATCGATCACATCCTTGGCCTTCTCGATCACTTCATCCATCGCCTGGTTCTCATGGTCAATCCTGATCGTCTGATCCTTACCACCATCTTTTAACTTACTCGCTTCCTTTAGAAAATTAATGGCATCCGTCAACTCGTGGCACTCGGTAACTTCCTGGATTCTTCGATGAAATGTGTTGTATCTTGTCAGCCATTCGATCCTTGGCAGAGGCGTGAGATCATCTTCATTTGCCAGCGAGGCGGCATTTTTTTGATCAAAAGCAGCCGATGAATCCGATGGTGGGTTTTGTTGCACGAGTTTAGCGGCCCGATCTGGGCTAACTTGACCTGCGCCGGCCGGACGTAATTCTGACAACCATTGCCGGACCGCATCCATGAATTGAGCTTTCGGACTCGCGAGGTGTGCAGATCCTGGAATGTAGCTGGTACCCAGCGCCGAATCATTTACAGGCCGTAGCGCAAACTCTCCCCCGTAACCTTCAAACGAAAACCCGACCGTTGCAAAGCCATCCGTAGTAACTGCAGAAGGCGGTGTAATGGTCAAGGTAGCAGGTTCATTCAGCACCAATCCTTCCGGTTCTATTCCAACCACACCAATCATCTCTCCATCCAACGGCCATGCCGAAAGATCACTGAGCGGGATCAAACTAATATCCGTCTCCTGCTCGAGCGCACCAGGTGGGATGGACAGTTCATATGATACGCCTGACGAATCCATGACCGAAATGATGCCGCCTGCGGGTCCGATCTTCTGGCTAACCGCTACAGATGTATCAAACTCAACTAACACCTGAAGCGGATTCGGCTGACGGGCTGGAGTGGTCACATTCGCCACAGATCGTCCAATGGAAACGGAATCGCTTACTGCCTCCACCACATAGATAAGTTGGCTGTCTGGGGCTACAAGAAAGTCTTCATATTCTGTCGTAGTAGATGGCAAGTCAATGACCGTCAATACCACGCCGCCATTTGTTGTCACCGCAACATGATAGGATGTTGCACCGTCAACTGCCTGCCAGACTAACTTCACACTGTCCGCGGATGTGGCTTCTGCCGAAAATCCTTCCGGGCCATTGCCGCTTGCCACGGGAGGAGGTACTTTTGTGGCTACCCTTTCCTGCGGACTTTCACCGGTCGGTGGAACTTGGCTGACCGATGGGCCGCTAAGGGCATTACATGCAATTGAAATTACAAAGTACAATACGAACAGATAATACGGCTTTTTTACCTTCATGATGTACGCTCCATTTCCATAAGCACTATACACCTCTCTATTCGTTTCCAGCAGGACATTAGGGTCAATTGCGTAATAATTAACTAACCAAACCCCATTCTGTTATTTCAACTAAATCATTCTATTGAACTCTCAAAAGGAACGATTAAGACTATGAAGGGCTTTGTATTATTGACCGCATCATCATGCCTGCCAACCCGGAGTGAATCCGTCATTAACGATCACCGCGCTTGCCGAGTATGCGATGAGTAAAATTCAGCAAAAATTTGTTGTTTGAGCAATGGAAGGTATGGCGACCAAGAACTTATTACCCCAACATCGGCTGTCAGAATTTTTTATAAAAGGAGAGTTCGTATGGAGTACAAACCCGACACTATAAAAGTATCTGCATCACACCGCGAGGAAATCTTTGCAGATCGTGCCGATCTGCTTGTGAATGTAAAAGGCTCGTCCCTTGTGAGCGGCGACCAGGCGATGAAAAAAGCGAAAGAGGTGAATGGGCTTGTCGAAGCATTGACCAGCTTTGGGTTAAGTCCCGAAGCGATCCATTTGCAAGGGGTTCACATCGAAACATCAAGCGGCATGGTGTTGAAGTCATCCAGCGCTACATATCGTCTCAAAATCCGTTGCGATAAACTGGATCAACTCGCAGAACTACTCGATATCATCTCCTCTCAAAAAAACGCTTCGCTTGAACAGATCGAGTGGAAATATAATGAAGCTGAAGCACGTGAGCATGGATTATCCATAACGATGGAAAAGGCAAAGAGCAAAGCAGAAAAAGTAGCATCTTCGCTCGGTGTGAAATTATTGGGTATATACGATTTTATTGAGAATGCGTATGATGAAGAGGTGCCAATACGATTTCAGGCACAGTCAGCGATGATGAAATCACGCGCACCCGCACCGGCTGAGCCCAATTTGGACATGGACATCCACCATAGTAAAACGATCAACGTAAATGTTGAGATTTGGTACAGAGTATCCGCCTTCTAGAAGAAAGAGCCAGGGACTAGTGTCTCTGGCTCTTTCTTTATTTCCGTTTCAACATGATGAATGCGCTGCCATCAGCAGAAGTAATGGTCAACTGATCATCATTCAAAATAAAAGTTGCATCTTTTTGCAAAACGGTCAACGTGCTTGATTCTTGATCTGCCACTGCTTCACAGAACATCATTGTAGACATGACAGAGCCAAACTTGATCTTGTTGCCATCTACAGTGTACTCTCCGCCAAATCCATTACAGCCCACATTTCCACTCATTTGGCCGTCCTTGAATTCAATGGAAGTTTCCACGTCGGGCACGGCCGCTGTTTGATCGTACGAAACCAATTTCCACTGTCCTTCAATGGATGCGGTCGATCCGCTGGAACAGGCACTCAACAGAATTACCAACAACAGTCCAATTACAAACTTATTCATGATTTTTCTCCGATTTTTATTATCAATTACCAGACGATGCTTTTCAGTAAAAGTTCCCACGCCAAACAGTCTAGCACTTTTGTTCTAGTAATGATAAAATCGTTCCTTCCACAGGAGAGATTGTATTATGTCCCCCACTATAACAGTTGAACAGCTTAGCAAGACCTACCAGGTTCCCGAACGCGAAGGCGGATTCGGCGCAGCGGTGAAGAGTTTCTTCAAACGTAAATTTAAAGATGTAAAGGCCGTACAGAACGTCAGCTTCAAGATCGAGCAGGGAGAAGTTGTCGGTTTTCTAGGCCCGAATGGAGCGGGTAAGACAACCACACTCAAAATGTTATCTGGCCTGCTCCACCCCACTGGCGGCAAAGCAACCGTGCTCGGGTTCACACCTTGGGAGCTCAAGACCGATTACCTTCGCTCGATGACCCTCGTGATGGGACAGCGCAACCGCCTCTCATGGGATATCCCTGCGGCGGATTCGTTTTTACTTGCCCAGGCAATCTATCGTCTTCCCGACGATGAATACAAAGCGACATACAAAGAACTTGACGAGATGCTTGAGCTTGAACCATTGATGAAGAAGCCCGTCCGCAATCTTTCGCTCGGCGAGCGCATGAAGTGCGAGATCGCAGCAGGTTTGCTCCACCGCCCCAAAGTGTTGTTCCTTGATGAACCCACCATCGGGCTTGATATCACAGGTCAGGTAAAGATCCGTGAGTTCTTGCGCGAGTACAACAAACGCACCGGCGCAACGATCATCCTCACCAGTCACTACATGGCAGATGTGACCGCACTGTGCGAGCGCATTATCATCATCCACCACGGACAGCTTAAGTATGATGGCGGCATCGCCAATCTCTCACGGCGCATTGCTCCGTTCAAGCTGATCGGGGTAAGGCTGGAAAAAGCAAACGGGCATAACCTGTCTCAGTACGGCGAACCAGTTCAAAATGAGGAAGACGCGGAGAAGCAGTACATCCAGGTCAAAGCCGAAGATGTCACAAAGGTCACATCACGGATGTTGTCCGAACTTCCCATCCACGATATCACGATCACTGACCCGCCGATTGAAGATGTGATCGAACGGGCATTCAACGAATAATTTCCGTCCTGAGCGGAGTGACGAGTGCAACGAGGAACGCAGTCGAAGGACACGTAACATGCAACCAGCCGCTTCGACTTCGCTACGCTCAGCGAGGAGAAAATAAAACATGCTAAACATTTTCAAACGACTCTGGCAAGTGAACTGGGCAGAACAATGGCAATATCGCGCCAACCTTTTCATGTATATTTTTTATTGGTTGGTCTCACCCATCATTTACCTCGCTGTGTGGACGAGCATCGCCAATGCCAGCGCTAACGGTAACGTCAGCGGCCTCACCGCCAACGACTTCATCACCTACTATATGATTCTGCTCGTCTGCGATCAACTCACGAGCAACATCATCATTCACATCCTCGCAAACAAAGTGCAGGACGGCACACTCTCAGGCGAACTTATCAAACCCATTCACCCAGTGTTGACGAATACACTCGTGAACGACATCGCATTCAAGGCATTGAACATCATGATCCTGACCCCGATCTGGATCGTGCTTGCGCTTCTTTTCAAGCCCAATTTTGCTTCTGTTACGATCAGCGGAATTCTACTCTCGATCCCTGTTCTCCTGCTCGGATACGCGATCAACTTTTTGTTATC
Proteins encoded in this window:
- a CDS encoding ABC transporter ATP-binding protein — translated: MSPTITVEQLSKTYQVPEREGGFGAAVKSFFKRKFKDVKAVQNVSFKIEQGEVVGFLGPNGAGKTTTLKMLSGLLHPTGGKATVLGFTPWELKTDYLRSMTLVMGQRNRLSWDIPAADSFLLAQAIYRLPDDEYKATYKELDEMLELEPLMKKPVRNLSLGERMKCEIAAGLLHRPKVLFLDEPTIGLDITGQVKIREFLREYNKRTGATIILTSHYMADVTALCERIIIIHHGQLKYDGGIANLSRRIAPFKLIGVRLEKANGHNLSQYGEPVQNEEDAEKQYIQVKAEDVTKVTSRMLSELPIHDITITDPPIEDVIERAFNE
- a CDS encoding META domain-containing protein — encoded protein: MNKFVIGLLLVILLSACSSGSTASIEGQWKLVSYDQTAAVPDVETSIEFKDGQMSGNVGCNGFGGEYTVDGNKIKFGSVMSTMMFCEAVADQESSTLTVLQKDATFILNDDQLTITSADGSAFIMLKRK
- a CDS encoding SIMPL domain-containing protein (The SIMPL domain is named for its presence in mouse protein SIMPL (signalling molecule that associates with mouse pelle-like kinase). Bacterial member BP26, from Brucella, was shown to assemble into a channel-like structure, while YggE from E. coli has been associated with resistance to oxidative stress.), translating into MEYKPDTIKVSASHREEIFADRADLLVNVKGSSLVSGDQAMKKAKEVNGLVEALTSFGLSPEAIHLQGVHIETSSGMVLKSSSATYRLKIRCDKLDQLAELLDIISSQKNASLEQIEWKYNEAEAREHGLSITMEKAKSKAEKVASSLGVKLLGIYDFIENAYDEEVPIRFQAQSAMMKSRAPAPAEPNLDMDIHHSKTINVNVEIWYRVSAF
- a CDS encoding GMC family oxidoreductase, which encodes MHQIYDYVIIGSGFGGSVSAMRLTEKGYSVLVLEKGKRFEDKDFAKTNWQFWKYLWLPALRAHGILQISILKGVMVLHGAGVGGGSLGYANVLEVPTDETFATPAWNQNLKWGEVLRPHYETAKRMLGAARNPKLWRGDEVLKQIAEERGMGHTFRATDVGAFFGEANVTVADPFFGGEGPERAGCRHCGGCMVGCRHNAKNTLPKNYLYFAEKNGAKVQSEVEVIDVRPWTDDGRRSTVNSPSSDTRYAITYQTSTKLFKQTKTVYAHNVIFSAGVMGTMKLLLNLRDVKKSLPDLSPHLGDMVRTNSEALLGSIARESDINYSEGVSISSIFNADEVTRVEPVRYPDGSSLMRFLGAPLISDVTNIPARIFKSLTWIFSHPIDYLRTMVLPGWAHNTTILLIMQHVDNHMKFRIGRSPLTLFRRGLVAERETDHAINARVDAGHDVTRAYAKRINGIALGSVTENVFNLPTTAHILGGAPIGKNANEGVVNENFAVHNYEGMYIIDGSIMPANPGVNPSLTITALAEYAMSKVPDSTEHPFL
- a CDS encoding ABC-2 family transporter protein, giving the protein MLNIFKRLWQVNWAEQWQYRANLFMYIFYWLVSPIIYLAVWTSIANASANGNVSGLTANDFITYYMILLVCDQLTSNIIIHILANKVQDGTLSGELIKPIHPVLTNTLVNDIAFKALNIMILTPIWIVLALLFKPNFASVTISGILLSIPVLLLGYAINFLLSGTITSLAFWTTRVYSIHEFYYAMILLFAGQFVPLKLMPTLIQNIAKFLPFQLFMYLPIQMIQGKLSSTEILQGYMAGILWFLVAWFLFRWVWREGVKRYSAVGA